In one window of Haemophilus parainfluenzae DNA:
- the rapA gene encoding RNA polymerase-associated protein RapA encodes MSFAIGQRWISETENSLGLGMITALDFRSVTLHFPATDETRIYAVTQAPLTRIALNKGEQLHHQAGWQGEVLDVQEMNGLLFYLVKNAQGEEIIVNEKELSPIISFSQAKDRLFSAQIDRSEHFALRYQTLLHQQAQFQSPLRGLRGNRAGLIPHQLHIAQEVGNRINPRVLLADEVGLGKTIEAGMILQNQLFAEKVQRVLIIVPETLQHQWLVEMLRRFNLHFSLFDEERCEDFAEQAINPFSTESLIICALDWLKAHPHRVQQAIEAEFDCLIVDEAHHLAWSENAPSTAYLLMEQLANAIPSVLLLTATPEQLGLESHFARLRLLDPERFYDYQAFLKEQENYQPVADAVQSLLSEKPLSADEKNHISNLLHEQDVEPLFKALACHNDDEKQAARQELIQNLIDRHGTSRILFRNTRQGVKGFPHRVYHQVTIDAAEVDEKIHWLIDFLKSHRNEKILVICKTAQTAIQLEQILREKEAIRSAVFHERMSIIERDRAAAYFADTDNGAQVLLSSSIGSEGRNFQFACHLVLFDLPENPDLLEQCIGRLDRIGQTQDVQIYVPCLANSEQQDLARWYHEGLNAFEQTCPIGMTLFEQYESLLKVRSENKADFEQLILQTQKQAKALRLALEKGRDRLLELNSNGGEKAQRLAAEIAQTDNSPQLVDFALNLFDIIGVEQDDLGENSIVITPTGTMLVPDFPGLKEEGVTVTFDRQLALAREELEFLTWDHPMIRQGIDLIASGDIGKASMALLVNKQLPAGTLLVELIYMIESQSPKGLQLNRFLSPTPVRLLLDSKGNDLAGQVNFDTLQNKLKPLGKNITNKMVKMARPNIEQLIKLGDHKITEIAQAQIREAGKLADQTLTSELNRLIALKAVNKNIRQAEIDVLEKQRVLSLEELSKASWRLDSLRVIVTNKE; translated from the coding sequence ATGTCATTTGCAATCGGTCAACGTTGGATTAGCGAAACAGAAAATAGCCTCGGATTAGGGATGATTACAGCCTTAGATTTCCGTTCTGTAACCCTTCACTTTCCTGCCACAGATGAAACCCGAATTTATGCGGTGACACAAGCGCCATTAACCCGAATTGCATTAAATAAAGGAGAACAACTTCATCACCAAGCGGGTTGGCAAGGTGAAGTCCTTGATGTTCAGGAAATGAATGGTCTCTTATTTTATTTAGTCAAAAATGCGCAAGGCGAAGAGATTATCGTCAATGAAAAAGAACTTTCCCCGATAATTTCTTTTAGCCAGGCAAAAGATCGCCTCTTTTCAGCACAAATTGACCGCAGTGAACATTTTGCGTTGCGTTATCAAACCCTTCTGCATCAACAAGCTCAATTTCAATCGCCTTTGCGAGGCTTACGAGGCAATCGTGCGGGTTTAATTCCTCATCAACTTCATATTGCACAAGAGGTAGGAAATCGTATCAATCCTCGCGTGCTCTTAGCGGACGAAGTGGGGTTAGGTAAAACTATTGAAGCGGGAATGATTTTGCAAAATCAACTTTTTGCTGAAAAAGTACAACGTGTATTAATTATTGTACCGGAAACCTTGCAGCATCAATGGCTTGTCGAAATGCTTCGTCGTTTTAATCTACATTTTTCATTATTTGATGAAGAACGTTGTGAGGATTTTGCTGAGCAAGCCATCAATCCATTTAGCACGGAAAGCTTAATTATCTGCGCATTAGATTGGCTAAAAGCACATCCTCATCGCGTACAACAAGCCATTGAAGCTGAATTTGACTGTTTAATTGTCGATGAAGCGCATCATTTGGCTTGGTCTGAAAATGCACCAAGCACCGCTTATTTATTGATGGAACAATTAGCGAACGCTATTCCGTCTGTTTTATTACTCACTGCAACGCCTGAACAACTAGGTTTGGAAAGCCATTTTGCACGCTTGCGCTTGCTTGATCCTGAGCGTTTTTATGATTACCAAGCCTTCTTAAAAGAACAGGAAAATTATCAACCTGTTGCGGATGCCGTGCAATCTTTACTCTCAGAGAAGCCGCTAAGTGCGGACGAAAAAAATCATATTTCTAATTTACTTCATGAGCAGGATGTCGAACCATTATTTAAAGCCTTAGCCTGTCATAATGACGACGAAAAGCAAGCGGCACGACAAGAACTCATTCAAAATCTCATCGATCGACACGGTACAAGCCGTATTTTATTTCGCAATACACGCCAAGGTGTAAAAGGTTTCCCGCACAGGGTTTATCACCAAGTCACAATTGATGCGGCTGAAGTAGATGAAAAAATTCATTGGTTAATTGATTTCCTAAAATCACACCGAAATGAAAAAATCTTAGTCATTTGTAAAACTGCACAAACAGCAATTCAACTTGAGCAAATTTTACGAGAAAAAGAAGCCATTCGCAGTGCTGTTTTCCATGAAAGAATGTCAATCATTGAACGAGATCGCGCGGCGGCTTATTTTGCCGATACCGATAATGGTGCTCAAGTTTTACTGAGTTCTAGCATTGGTTCTGAAGGGCGAAACTTCCAATTTGCTTGTCATCTCGTACTCTTCGATTTACCAGAGAATCCTGACTTACTTGAGCAATGTATTGGCCGTTTAGATCGTATTGGACAAACGCAAGACGTACAAATTTACGTACCTTGCCTCGCAAACTCTGAGCAGCAAGATTTAGCACGTTGGTATCATGAAGGTTTAAATGCTTTTGAACAAACTTGCCCTATTGGCATGACATTGTTTGAACAATATGAATCGTTACTAAAAGTGCGGTCAGAAAATAAAGCGGATTTTGAGCAACTTATTCTCCAAACGCAAAAACAAGCAAAAGCATTGCGCTTAGCCTTAGAGAAAGGACGCGATCGTTTGTTAGAATTAAATTCTAATGGTGGAGAAAAGGCACAACGACTTGCAGCAGAAATCGCTCAAACAGATAATTCACCACAATTAGTCGATTTTGCACTGAATTTATTTGATATTATTGGTGTAGAACAAGATGATTTAGGTGAAAACAGCATTGTTATCACACCAACGGGCACCATGCTTGTTCCTGATTTTCCTGGATTAAAAGAAGAAGGTGTTACAGTAACTTTTGACCGACAACTTGCCCTTGCGCGTGAAGAATTAGAATTTCTTACCTGGGATCATCCAATGATACGCCAAGGCATTGATTTAATCGCTTCTGGTGACATTGGCAAGGCATCAATGGCATTATTAGTCAATAAACAGCTGCCTGCTGGCACTCTGTTGGTTGAATTGATTTATATGATTGAAAGCCAATCACCAAAAGGTTTGCAACTGAATCGTTTTCTTTCGCCTACACCTGTTCGCTTATTGCTGGATAGCAAAGGAAACGATCTCGCCGGACAAGTTAATTTTGATACATTGCAAAATAAACTTAAGCCGCTAGGTAAAAACATTACGAATAAAATGGTCAAAATGGCTCGTCCAAATATTGAGCAATTAATTAAACTAGGCGATCACAAAATAACTGAAATTGCACAAGCTCAAATTCGAGAAGCCGGTAAATTAGCAGATCAAACATTGACCTCTGAGCTCAATCGACTTATCGCCTTAAAAGCTGTAAATAAAAATATTCGCCAGGCAGAAATTGATGTATTAGAAAAACAACGCGTGCTTTCTCTGGAAGAGTTAAGTAAAGCAAGCTGGCGATTAGATAGCCTTCGGGTAATAGTGACAAACAAGGAATAA
- the rluA gene encoding bifunctional tRNA pseudouridine(32) synthase/23S rRNA pseudouridine(746) synthase RluA: MALIEYHPPLEPYLDIIYQDNHICVVNKPSGLLSVPGNQPEYYDSAMSRVKEKFGFCEPAHRLDMATSGIILFALSKAADKELKRQFREREPKKYYQALVWGHLERDNGEINLPMICDWENRPRQRIDFVFGKRAVTFYEVLERLPTNCTRVKLTPITGRSHQLRLHTLALGHPILGDKFYSHPQAKSISPRLCLHAEELTITHPITGEKMTFKAKAEF, encoded by the coding sequence ATGGCACTTATTGAATACCATCCCCCTTTAGAACCTTATTTAGATATTATCTATCAAGATAATCATATCTGCGTAGTAAACAAACCGAGCGGTTTACTTTCAGTCCCTGGCAATCAACCCGAATACTATGACAGTGCAATGAGCCGAGTGAAAGAGAAATTTGGATTTTGTGAACCCGCACACCGTTTAGATATGGCCACAAGTGGGATTATTCTATTTGCATTAAGTAAAGCGGCAGATAAAGAGTTAAAACGTCAATTCCGTGAACGTGAGCCAAAGAAATATTATCAAGCTTTAGTATGGGGACACTTAGAACGAGATAATGGGGAAATTAATCTTCCTATGATTTGTGATTGGGAAAATCGCCCGCGCCAACGCATTGATTTTGTATTTGGCAAAAGAGCGGTCACTTTTTATGAAGTTTTAGAACGGTTACCAACTAACTGTACTCGAGTTAAACTGACCCCAATCACAGGACGTTCGCATCAACTTCGTTTACATACGCTCGCACTTGGACATCCCATTTTAGGGGACAAGTTTTATTCTCACCCACAAGCTAAATCGATATCACCTCGCTTATGCTTACATGCAGAAGAACTTACGATTACGCACCCTATCACAGGTGAAAAAATGACATTCAAAGCTAAAGCTGAATTTTAG
- a CDS encoding tRNA1(Val) (adenine(37)-N6)-methyltransferase produces MSSFTFKQFHINQQHCAMKVGTDGILLGAWADVSDCHRILDMGTGTGLVALMLAQQSHEHCQIEAVELDLLAAQQAQENFQASPWHNRLHLTHQDVQTYCQQTAHQFDLIVANPPYFAQGVECKNDERALARYVQQSHLDWLNWAASYLSEKGKISFVLPYEAGKTLINSTALYCIKQTDVMTKIGKDPQRMLLTFSREHLPQVKDSLVIYDENNQYTEAFIALTKAFYLKM; encoded by the coding sequence ATGAGCAGCTTTACCTTCAAACAATTCCATATTAATCAACAACATTGTGCAATGAAAGTCGGCACTGACGGCATTTTACTGGGGGCTTGGGCGGATGTGTCTGATTGTCATCGTATTCTTGATATGGGAACTGGCACAGGCTTGGTTGCATTAATGCTCGCCCAACAAAGTCATGAGCATTGCCAAATTGAAGCCGTTGAACTTGATCTCCTTGCAGCACAACAAGCACAAGAAAACTTCCAGGCCTCGCCATGGCACAATCGTCTTCATTTAACACACCAAGATGTGCAAACTTATTGCCAACAAACAGCACATCAATTTGATTTAATTGTGGCTAACCCGCCTTATTTTGCGCAAGGTGTGGAATGTAAAAATGACGAACGAGCCCTTGCCCGTTATGTTCAACAAAGTCATTTAGATTGGCTAAATTGGGCGGCAAGTTATTTATCCGAAAAAGGAAAAATCAGTTTTGTCTTGCCTTATGAGGCGGGGAAAACGTTGATAAATTCAACCGCACTTTATTGTATTAAGCAGACAGATGTCATGACAAAAATAGGGAAAGATCCACAACGAATGTTACTCACGTTTAGCCGAGAGCATTTACCACAGGTAAAAGATAGCTTGGTGATTTATGACGAAAACAATCAGTACACCGAAGCATTTATTGCGTTAACGAAGGCATTCTATTTGAAAATGTAA
- the rpsD gene encoding 30S ribosomal protein S4, whose amino-acid sequence MARYLGPKLKLSRREGTDLFLKSGVRAIDSKCKIDTAPGQHGARKPRLSDYGSQLREKQKVRRIYGILERQFRNYYKEANRLKGNTGENLLVLLEGRLDNVVYRMGFAATRAEARQLVSHKAIVVNGRVVNIPSFQVSVNDVVAVREKSKKQARIKASLELAEQREKPTWLEVDSAKMEGVFKRVPERSDLSADINEHLIVELYSK is encoded by the coding sequence ATGGCAAGATATTTGGGCCCTAAACTCAAGCTCAGCCGTCGTGAAGGCACTGATTTATTCCTTAAATCAGGTGTGCGTGCGATTGATTCAAAATGTAAAATTGATACAGCACCAGGTCAACACGGTGCTCGTAAACCGCGTTTGTCTGACTATGGTAGTCAATTACGTGAAAAACAAAAAGTTCGTCGTATCTATGGTATTTTAGAACGTCAATTCCGTAACTACTATAAAGAAGCAAACCGTTTAAAAGGTAATACTGGTGAAAACTTACTAGTATTATTAGAAGGTAGATTGGATAACGTTGTTTATCGCATGGGATTTGCTGCAACTCGCGCAGAAGCTCGTCAATTAGTGAGCCACAAAGCGATTGTCGTAAATGGTCGTGTTGTAAATATCCCATCTTTCCAAGTTTCTGTAAATGATGTCGTTGCTGTTCGTGAGAAATCTAAAAAACAAGCACGTATTAAAGCATCATTAGAATTAGCAGAACAAAGAGAAAAACCAACTTGGTTAGAAGTTGATTCTGCGAAAATGGAAGGTGTGTTCAAACGTGTTCCTGAACGTTCTGATTTATCAGCAGACATTAACGAACATCTGATCGTTGAGCTTTACTCTAAATAA
- the pnuC gene encoding nicotinamide riboside transporter PnuC codes for MNWTERLKEEFLSGWKPFEVAWVVIFLAAQIIAYVLAPDSPLGMISGIAGILCVVLVSKGKISNYFFGLIFAYTYFYVAWGNNFLGEMNTVLYVYIPSQFIGYFMWKQHMQNDNGGESVIAKALTPKGWAILLVSVGIGTFCFVQALKAAGGSSTGLDGLTTIITVAAQLLMILRYREQWLLWIVLNVLSILLWAEQPAMYLMYSAYLLNSLYGYYNWTKLVKAESH; via the coding sequence ATGAATTGGACAGAACGACTTAAAGAAGAATTTTTATCCGGTTGGAAGCCTTTTGAAGTGGCATGGGTAGTTATTTTCCTTGCCGCGCAAATTATTGCTTATGTTCTTGCGCCAGATAGCCCATTAGGCATGATTTCGGGTATTGCAGGTATTCTCTGTGTGGTATTGGTGAGTAAAGGAAAAATTAGCAACTATTTCTTTGGGCTTATTTTTGCTTACACCTATTTTTATGTCGCATGGGGAAACAATTTTCTTGGCGAAATGAATACGGTGCTCTATGTGTATATCCCATCACAATTTATCGGTTATTTTATGTGGAAACAACACATGCAAAACGATAATGGTGGTGAAAGTGTAATTGCCAAAGCTTTGACGCCAAAAGGTTGGGCAATTTTACTCGTGAGTGTTGGGATCGGTACATTTTGCTTTGTACAGGCGTTAAAAGCAGCAGGCGGGAGTTCTACGGGATTAGATGGTTTAACCACGATTATCACCGTAGCAGCGCAATTATTGATGATTTTGCGTTATCGTGAGCAATGGTTATTATGGATTGTCTTAAATGTGCTTTCCATTTTACTTTGGGCAGAGCAGCCAGCGATGTACTTAATGTATAGTGCTTACTTACTTAACTCATTATATGGTTATTATAACTGGACAAAGCTCGTCAAAGCGGAAAGCCACTAA
- the rplQ gene encoding 50S ribosomal protein L17 yields MRHRKSGRQLNRNSSHRQAMFRNLASALVSHEIIKTTLPKAKELRRVVEPLITLAKEDSVANRRLAFARTRNIETVAKLFNELGPRFAQRAGGYTRILKCGFRAGDNAPMAYIELVDRPEVAEAAAE; encoded by the coding sequence ATGCGCCATCGTAAGAGTGGTCGTCAACTAAACCGTAATAGCAGCCATCGCCAAGCGATGTTCCGTAACTTAGCAAGTGCTTTAGTTAGTCATGAAATCATCAAGACTACTTTACCAAAAGCTAAAGAATTACGCCGTGTAGTTGAACCGTTAATTACATTAGCAAAAGAAGATAGCGTTGCAAACCGTCGTTTAGCATTCGCTCGTACTCGTAACATCGAAACTGTTGCGAAATTATTCAATGAATTAGGTCCACGTTTTGCTCAACGTGCAGGTGGTTACACCCGTATCTTAAAATGTGGCTTCCGTGCAGGTGACAACGCTCCAATGGCGTACATTGAGTTAGTTGATCGTCCAGAAGTTGCAGAAGCAGCAGCGGAATAA
- a CDS encoding DNA-directed RNA polymerase subunit alpha, with protein sequence MQGSVTEFLKPRLVDIEQISSTHAKVILEPLERGFGHTLGNALRRILLSSMPGCAVTEVEIDGVLHEYSSKEGVQEDILEVLLNLKGLAVKVQNKDDVILTLNKSGIGPVVAADITHDGDVEIVNPSHVICHLTDENASINMRIRVQRGRGYVPASARTHSQNEDRPIGRLLVDACYSPVDRIAYNVEAARVEQRTDLDKLVIELETNGTIDPEEAIRRAATILAEQLDAFVDLRDVRQPEVKEEKPEFDPILLRPVDDLELTVRSANCLKAETIHYIGDLVQRTEVELLKTPNLGKKSLTEIKDVLASRGLSLGMRLENWPPASIAED encoded by the coding sequence ATGCAGGGTTCTGTTACAGAATTTTTAAAACCACGCTTAGTAGATATCGAGCAAATTAGCTCTACTCATGCTAAGGTGATCTTAGAACCGTTAGAGCGTGGCTTTGGTCATACTCTAGGGAATGCATTACGTCGTATCCTTCTGTCTTCAATGCCAGGTTGTGCTGTAACTGAAGTAGAAATTGATGGCGTACTGCACGAATATAGTAGTAAAGAAGGTGTTCAGGAAGATATTCTTGAAGTTCTTTTAAACCTTAAAGGTCTAGCGGTTAAAGTACAGAATAAAGATGATGTTATTCTGACATTAAATAAATCTGGAATTGGCCCTGTTGTTGCAGCTGATATCACCCATGATGGTGATGTTGAGATTGTTAATCCATCACATGTAATCTGTCACTTAACAGACGAAAATGCGTCTATTAATATGCGTATTCGTGTTCAACGTGGTAGAGGTTATGTACCTGCATCTGCTCGTACTCATTCACAAAATGAAGATCGTCCAATTGGTCGTTTATTAGTGGATGCTTGTTATAGTCCGGTTGACCGTATTGCTTACAATGTTGAAGCAGCACGTGTTGAACAACGTACTGACTTAGATAAACTAGTTATCGAGTTAGAAACTAACGGGACTATTGATCCGGAAGAAGCAATTCGTCGTGCAGCAACAATTTTAGCAGAGCAACTCGATGCATTCGTTGATTTGCGTGATGTTCGTCAACCTGAAGTCAAGGAAGAAAAACCGGAATTCGATCCGATTTTATTACGTCCTGTTGATGACTTAGAGTTGACAGTTCGTTCTGCTAACTGTTTGAAAGCAGAAACAATTCACTATATCGGTGACTTAGTACAACGTACAGAAGTTGAGTTATTAAAAACGCCTAATCTTGGTAAGAAATCTCTTACTGAAATTAAAGACGTTCTCGCTTCACGTGGCTTGTCACTTGGTATGCGCCTTGAGAATTGGCCACCAGCAAGTATTGCTGAAGACTAG